The following proteins are encoded in a genomic region of Drosophila miranda strain MSH22 chromosome 4, D.miranda_PacBio2.1, whole genome shotgun sequence:
- the LOC108163710 gene encoding protein drumstick, giving the protein MFAVMRIDNDDCRSDFRRKMRPKCEFICKYCQRRFTKPYNLMIHERTHKSPEITYSCEVCGKYFKQRDNLRQHRCSQCVWR; this is encoded by the exons ATGTTTGCTGTAATGCGAATCGACAACGATGACTGCCGGTCGGACTTCCGTCGCAAGATGCGTCCGAAGTGCGAGTTCATTTGCAAGTACTGCCAGCGGCGTTTCACCAAGCCATACAACCTGATGATCCACGAGCGCACCCACAAATCGCCGGAGATCACATACTCGTGCGAGGTCTGCGGCAAGTACTTCAAGCAGCGTGATAATCTTCGCCAGCACAG ATGTAGTCAGTGTGTTTGGCGATAA